In the Hippoglossus stenolepis isolate QCI-W04-F060 chromosome 14, HSTE1.2, whole genome shotgun sequence genome, one interval contains:
- the elovl1b gene encoding elongation of very long chain fatty acids protein 1b, translating into MLQAIKEIGSHAMDIYDYLLAGFDPRLKDYPMMQNPISMTATLLSYLLFVMYLGPRFMANRKPFQLKEAMIVYNFLLVGLSIFIVYEFLMSGWATTYTWRCDPIDTSNSPEALRMVRVAWLFWFSKIIELMDTVFFVLRKKQGQITFLHIFHHSFMPWTWWWGICYAPGGMGSFHAMVNSTVHIIMYFYYGLSAAGPRFQKFLWWKKYMTAIQLIQFVLVSLHATQYYFLHSCDYQFPMVLHLIWMYGTFFFVLFSNFWVQAYVRGKRLPKQDLKQSQNGLANGKCHENGISYSSSSNGSTNHDNSSAHMGKMKKA; encoded by the exons ATGCTTCAAGCGATCAAGGAGATTGGCTCACACGCCATGGATATCTATGACTACCTCCTGGCCGGATTTG ATCCACGGCTGAAGGACTACCCAATGATGCAGAATCCCATTTCCATGACTGCGACATTGCTTAGCTATCTGTTGTTCGTAATGTACCTGGGACCTCGCTTCATGGCCAATCGCAAGCCCTTCCAGCTGAAGGAGGCAATGATAGTGTACAACTTCCTGCTAGTGGGGCTGTCGATATTCATCGTCTATGAA TTCCTGATGTCCGGCTGGGCCACAACGTACACTTGGAGATGTGACCCAATTGATACCTCAAACAGTCCTGAAGCTCTTCGA ATGGTCCGAGTGGCCTGGCTGTTCTGGTTCTCTAAGATCATTGAGCTCATGGACACA GTCTTCTTCGTGTTGAGGAAAAAGCAAGGCCAGATCACATTCCTGCACATCTTCCACCACTCCTTCATGCCCTGGACATGGTGGTGGGGAATCTGCTACGCTCCCG GTGGAATGGGATCCTTCCACGCCATGGTGAATTCTACCGTCCACATCATCATGTATTTCTACTACGGCCTTTCAGCTGCTGGACCTCGCTTCCAGAAGTTTTTGTGGTGGAAGAAATACATGACAGCCATTCAGCTC ATCCAGTTTGTGCTGGTGTCTCTCCACGCCACCCAGTATTACTTCCTGCACAGCTGCGACTACCAGTTCCCCATGGTCCTCCACCTCATATGGATGTACGGAACCTTCTTCTTCGTGCTCTTCTCCAACTTCTGGGTGCAGGCGTACGTGAGGGGCAAGCGGCTGCCCAAACAGGACCTCAAGCAGAGTCAGAACGGCTTGGCCAACGGCAAGTGCCACGAGAACGGCatcagctacagcagcagcagcaacggcTCGACCAACCACGACAACAGCAGCGCTCACATGGGCAAGATGAAGAAGGCCTAA